The following DNA comes from Mycolicibacterium lutetiense.
TGGCTGCTCTCGGGACCGGAGCACACCTACCGCGTGCCGCTACCGGCTCCGGGTGAACCCAAGCGGGCCATCCTCGACACCTACACCAAGGAGCATTCGGCGGAGTACCAGAGCCAGGCCCCGATCGACCTGGCTCGCCGGATGCGTGGGCGGATCGGCGACCTGGACCAGATCGCCACCATCGTGCTGCACACCAGCCACCACACCCACGTCGTGATCGGCACCGGATCCAATGATCCGCAGAAGTTCGATCCCGACGCGTCCCGCGAAACGCTGGACCACTCGGTGATGTACATCTTCGCCGTCGCACTGCAGGACGGCACCTGGCATCACGAACGGTCCTATGCTCCCGAGCGCGCCCACCGGCCCGACACCATCGAACTGTGGCGCAAGATCAGCACCGTCGAGGACCCGGAGTGGACCCGGCGCTACCACTCCGATGATCCGGCGGAGAAAGCGTTCGGTGCCAAGGCAGTCATCACGCTCAAGAGCGGCGAGACGATCGTCGACGAGCTGGCCATCGCTGACGCGCACCCGCTTGGTGCCCGGCCCTTCGAACGTGCGCAGTACGTCGCCAAGTTCGCCGAATTGGCCGAAGGTGTCGTGGAAGCCGAAGAGCAGCAACGGTTCCTGAGTGCGGTCGAGAACATTTCGGTGACCAAATCCGGCGGCCTCGGTGCACTCAATGTGCGCGTCGACCCGCGGGTGCTGGACAAGGCGCCCACGGTGTCCTCCGGGATTTTCCGATGAGCGGGTTGCTCGGCTCAGCCACCCCGGCATCCGAGAAGCGACGAAAGTTCCGCCGCGGGTTGGAGTCCGGTCGGCTCCTGCGCTTTCCCGGTGCGTTCTCTCCGCTGGTGGCCAAGCTCGTTGCCGAGATCGGCTTCGACGGCGTGTACGTCTCGGGCGCGGTCCTGTCAGCCGACCTGGGCTTGCCGGATATCGGGTTGACGACCCTGACCGAGGTGGTGGGCCGCGGCGGCCAGATCGCCTCGGCCACCGACCTTCCGACGTTCATCGACGCCGACACCGGATTCGGCGAGCCGATGAGCGCCGCACGCACCGTGACGCTGCTCGAAGATGCCGGCTTGGCCGGATTGCACCTCGAGGACCAGGTGAATCCGAAGCGGTGCGGCCATCTCGACGGTAAGGCCGTGGTGGAGACCTCCGAGATGGTCAAGCGTCTGCGGGCTGCCGTTGCTGCGCGCAGAGATCCCAACTTCATCATCTGCGCCCGCACCGACGCCGCGGGTATCGAGGGGATTCCCGCGGCCATCGACCGGGCCAAGGCCTACGCCGACGCCGGCGCAGACCTGATCTTTACCGAGGCGCTGCACACCCCAGCCGATTTCGAGCAGTTCCGCGAGGCGGTCGGCGTGCCGCTGCTGGCCAACATGACCGAGTTCGGCAAGTCCGAACTTCTGACCGCGGGGCAGTTGTCCGAAATCGGCTACAACGCGGTGATCTACCCGGTGACGACCCTGCGCCTGGCGATGCACGCGGTCGAGGTCGGTCTACGCGAAATTTCATCGGCTGGAACGCAATCCGGCCTTGTGGATCAGATGCAGCACCGCAGCCGGCTCTACGAACTGCTGCGCTACACCGATTACAACCAGTTCGACTCCGATATCTACAACTTCTCGCTGCAAGGGGCGACGCAGTGACCATTACTGCCAACGGCACCGCCGACACACCGAAGATCTACAAAGGTCTGGCCGGGGTGGTGGTCGACACCACTGCCATCTCCAAGGTCGTGCCGGAAACCAACACCCTGACCTACCGGGGGTACCCGGTGCAGGACCTGGCCGCCCACTGCGGCTTCGAGCAGGTGGCCTACCTGTTGTGGCACGGCGAACTGCCGACCGATCAG
Coding sequences within:
- the prpB gene encoding methylisocitrate lyase; the protein is MSGLLGSATPASEKRRKFRRGLESGRLLRFPGAFSPLVAKLVAEIGFDGVYVSGAVLSADLGLPDIGLTTLTEVVGRGGQIASATDLPTFIDADTGFGEPMSAARTVTLLEDAGLAGLHLEDQVNPKRCGHLDGKAVVETSEMVKRLRAAVAARRDPNFIICARTDAAGIEGIPAAIDRAKAYADAGADLIFTEALHTPADFEQFREAVGVPLLANMTEFGKSELLTAGQLSEIGYNAVIYPVTTLRLAMHAVEVGLREISSAGTQSGLVDQMQHRSRLYELLRYTDYNQFDSDIYNFSLQGATQ